The genomic window AACTGCCCGGTGCATTTGGTAAAGGCATTTGCGCTTCGAGTCACAATAGCTAATCACACCACGTGCAGTAACCGTAAGCCCGCTCCATCAAAGAGCAACATCAGTGACAGGGCAGTCGGTAACGAGTTTCCCCATTTGTCCTCAAAATCAAACGGAAATGTTTGTTCATGTTGTTGATGGTATGTACAATTGATTAGCCCAGACAAATTCTAGACGACGGTGTTTTGCAGACATGGGATGATATCTGTCTGGCTTTGTTGTCCGGTAATAAACCGCACAAGCGCAAAAGGAAATGAGGCCGGGATATAACCGACCCAAACTTGCGCACCACGAGGATGAATGCAAGTGAGACCAAATGCAAACTTTTCCAGTGTAAAACGTCTATTCGCAGTTGAAAGAGCTCCATTCGTCCGGATCGCCCCCGACAAACTTGGCAGTCTTTGGCCACGGACACAGCTTCATGGTCTTGCCTTTCTTACTCGCATCTGCAGGATCGGTGCCTAGCATCTTCTCCGGAGGCTTACCCGACCTTACCCAGTCCGCCAGAGCCTCGATGGAGTGCCAGTTTCCCGGCACCTGAGGATAGGTCCTGGCCGAGGTGCAGTGCCCACCACCAGGCACCATGAACAGCCTGTAGAAATCGCCCACCCCCTGGCCGTTTCCAAGCTTCTCCTCGACCGCCTTGAGCTTGTCGATCGCATGGAACGCTCCCACCATTGGGTCAGCCCAGCTTTGGACGGCAATCATCTTGCCGCCGGCCTTGCGAAAGGCCGATAGGTCGGGACTGACGGAATCGATAAATGCACCCGCCTCGCTTTGGACCCTGTCGACATCTTGGCCGAAATCGAACGTGTCAGGGTTCCATGTGAGATTTTTAAAGACGAGATTCTGCATCAGCGGCGTGGCGAAAATGTTTACCAGCCACGCCGGTTGGAGATCCCATTCCGTCTCGGTCGACACAGGAAATCCTGGATAAATGGTGGCGTTGGTGCGGGCATCTTTGGGTCCTTGGGAGAGTGCCTCAACTGCCTTCATTTGATCCGGGCTCAGACAGCGCGACGGAGAACCCGGAGGACCCGGAGGACCCGGAGGGTCGGCGCAGGCGAGTGAGCGGTAGTCAAAGTCGCAGGCCAGCGGGTTCTCCACGAGAccgtcgacgacgccgtccaGAGCATCACACTTGTCCAGCACCTCCCGCCTGATCATCCTCAGCGTCTCCAGGGGCAGTTCGGACTTGCCCTTTGTCTTTTCGCGGCTCCACAGAAACGCAATCATGAGGCGGGAGAAGGAGTCCAGCGCGCAGGACGAGACGATGCCGTCAAAGAGCTCCGGATGGAACTGCGCGAGCGCATATGCCTGCGCGCCGCCGGTGGAGCATCCGTAGAAGAGAGCCTTTTTGGTGGTCTGCGGCCGGTAGAAGGCGTCGGCTATGTGTCGTGCGGTCGGCGTCATTATGGCGACGCCGTTTCTGATCCAGGCCAGGAGCTGGTCTGGATCGTGCATGAATGGCAGGTCGAGTCCAGGACGTGCTGTTACTTCTCCGCCATTGTCGGCCACGCTGTGACCCGAGTCCCCGGCAGCAATGGCAAAACCGAAATGCAGATGCTTCATCATCCACTCCTCCATCATGGAGCCACCAAGACCGCCGTTTCCCACAACCAGGAAATCTCCATTATAATGGTCTTTGGACGGCAGCCATAGTTGAAAGTTGACGGTGTTGTTGGCTCGGTAGGCGACTTGGCCATAGATGCGACAAAACGCCAGGCTGTTGTTGGTGCCTTCTACAGTGATGGAGTTGGCTGGCACAAAGGCGGACTCTGAGATGCTGCTGCCTACGGGGAGATCCGACACAGACGCGGCAAACTCGGAGCAGGCTTCTATCGAGCTAGACCTGCTCGACAGACTGGCCGCAGCGAGGATTCCTGCACGGCACAGAAAGCCGAAAACCGTCCTTAGGCTCCTCATCCTCAGTAGCAAGCGTCCCTTCTTGGTAAGGTCTGCCAGTTATCCACGGTCGATAATGTCTTGATCGCGAGGTTTACCGTTCTCGCATCGATCGGATCAATGTCCACAGTCGTACAAACATGATCAGTTCAATTGAACCGGTTCAACCAAGAGCTTTACATATTGGCCACGTCTCCATGTGCCAAACGACCGTCGCCGAGTTGTCGATGCTTTGCGTTTCGAGTAATGCTGGGTCGGAGCCAAGATATCCTTGCAATTGACTTTTGACTTGCTGTTCTGAGGCCATTCTCATCCCATATTGTCAAATTTTAGACTCTGCCATTGGGCATCAAAGCAAGACTTCGGGGATTGCCTGTACAGTATATACGGATCTTCTGCTCTAAGTTAACACTGTATCATAACCTTGCCGAATCGACTCAAATTTTGCTCGCTGCCTCCAACGTAGGTCCCGTCCGTACCTACAGTAGACAAGCCGTCAAACCAGGGTTCACTTTGCTGATAATTGCAAAAATGACACGGTAACACCCGAATCTTGTGCCCGAATGCTTCCTATCATTTCATATTTCCTCAACTCGTTCCTTGGATCTGATCGCCCCATGGTGCGTACAACCGATACGCTTGTCAGCTCGGTACTCAACTCTACCTAGTGCGGGGTTGATTGGCACACATGGATCAGGTCAGGACTATCATTGCGATCACGAGGCGACGAATCGCAACCTGCATGCATGCCAACTGAAAGCGATCTTATCCGCTGGTCCAACTGGTCAGCCAAGTCAGGGTCTTCTCCACAGTTTGATCATGGCAGCGcttgcatgcatgcatgcatgccagAGCATTCATTCCATCCCACACAagccaattgaaaccacctCGATTTGACAACCAAGACAACTGAACCTGCTGTAAAGGCTGCTTCGCGGAGGAGGCATGCGTCAACTGCAAGCCACCTAGATCCCATTCCATACCATACCTTGCATACCATGCAAAGAGTATGGTGTACATGACAGCTTGGACAGGTAGATCCCGACCTTCCTCGGCCTTTTGACGCAAGTATTGTTCGCCACCTCCACACTTCTACTACCTACAAGCTACCGCAAGTGGCAGACGTCAAGCCTACGACTTTTTCCGATCCCGACGTTCATCGATTGGTTCGCGGTTCTGCAATCACTTGACTCTATCTATAATCTCTGCAAGCTCTTCAACTGTACCGCCCCTCAAACCAATTTAGTGGCCCGTAAACTTACCAGTATAGGCCAAAGCCTTTCGGCAAATTCCAACCACCAAACAAACCAAGACATTCGAGCCCCCACGGCACCTCAGCAGGCAATGACATTTGAGTGGTCCGACGTTCCCATGTTTGTCAGTCCTTTTACCTAACCCTGCGAAGAagccaaaagaaaaactgGTCTGCAgacccgaaaggcatgatcCACTCCAACCAACCACATCAGCTCTTTCCAGACTTGAGCCGGCGTACGCGCCGCGTCGCGACCGTCTATCATCGGGTCTTTTTCATCGCTCTTCTTTTGTTCTATGTGACCCGGATTTTCGCACAATCTGGCGGTGGGAAGAATTGAGAGGACAAGTCCGGCGGCGTTTGACAATCTAGGCAAACTACCTACCGACCTACCATAGCAAGGTAGTTGGGTAGCTACTCATGCCTCACAATGTAGCGGTGACGTTACGGAGCATGCGGGTGCCAAGGTATGGACCGGCGCTATTTTATCCTGAGCTGATATGGATGCTATTGTAGCGACTATGACCAGTGGCAAGTTTGGCTGCGATAAGGATGCAAACTACTGTAAACCTTTTGCAGCTTACATCCTTGGTGCTAAACTCGGAAGAGCGTTGCGTGGACAAACGTGATTGACACAAGTCATCGTATGGACCCACGCTGACCTCCGCGGCATTTTCTTCGATCTCTGTTCTCCCCCCCCCTCCTCCCGAGAAAAGTCCCCTCCATCTcttggggaaaaaaaatacgcCACCCTTCCTTCGGCCATCCGCGCCCGAGTGGGTGTGATTAGGACGTAATAATTGGACTTAAAAAGGAGGCCCCTCCGTCTCTGGTTCCcctcttttttcctttttctctctttttccagATCATCCGCGATACAATCACTGCATCAGATCATCACTACTACAAATTCCCTGACTCACAAACAAGTCCCCCAAGACTCAAAACCTCAACACTCAAGATGTGTGGCGACAACTGCACCTGCGGCGCTTCGTGCTCCTGCTCGAGCTGCGGCACCCACGGAAAGTGAGTTCTTCTGACCGGACGAGACTGCGACGGGCATTGAACAGAACGGAGATCAAGGCATCCTGGTTCTTGTTGGTGACGTCGAGGACCGCCAATGCTAATACAGTCCTGCACAAAGATAAACCGTCTACCCTACTGAGAGCCATGTCGGCAAGCATGTGAGGGGAGTTGTTGGGGCATCATGATACGTCTTTATGAGTTTCTGTGACAATTTTGTCAACTGGGAGGAGGGTCTTGGGAGTTTGTTCTTTTACGAGAAATGAGCTAGCAAGTTCCCGCGGCGAGACTGCTGGAGATGGGCGAAAGATTTGGAGCTGCAATTCCTTTCGAACTTCAACTTCTGCACAGCGTCATCCCTTCTAAAAGGGTCGTTTCGAATCAATCAACAGCTTGCTACCAATTTCTGCCCCAGTGAGACCAAGTAATGATTGTTATCACATGCCAAGACGCAAGACTGGTCATACGTTTCCAGTTCTACCTTTATCTGGGTTACATTGCTATATTCTGGGCTAGCAAAGCACCGCCGGCTACTAACAAACCTCTCGACCCCACAAAGCACTCACGCACCTGGGTGTCCTCATTTGATCGAGCCCCAACCCGCAGCTAGCCGACCCGGGATCGCTCCATCCAGAAGTTGAGCAAAAGAGATCATAGCGTCATCAGGTCATAACAACATCATCTTCAtcgcctgctcattcattcATAATCAGTGACCCAAGGCGCGCAGAACCTCCTGGCAGACTTGCCCGTCCAGAACATGACGCAGCCCATGAGGCCAAAGATGACAATGACGGCCGCATAAACACCAGACAGGTTGGCGGTATCAACGTTGGCAATGTAGCCGACGGTGCCATTGCTAATGCCGAAGCTGACCAGATCCCTTGTGACggggatgacgacgaggttGGCGCCGATGCGCTCCGGGCAGGCATCGATCAGATACATGGTCGCGATGTTGCTGGCGGCCAGAAGGATGTACAGGTAGGCGTCGACGGTGAAGGCAATGGCCCTCCAGTGGCAGCGCTCCGGGTTGGCGGTGACCAAGCCGTACGTGCCCATCAGCAGGATGCCCAGGATCACGGACGGCACGAACGGCAGCGGCGGAATTCGGGCTCGTAGGTGAAGGCGATGTGATATGGAATGCATAATCGCATCTTTTCGTCCACAGCGCCGTTTTTACATAAAGTTGGGATCGATTGCCAAGAAAATAAATGAGCGGCAGATGCCTGATAGAAAGTAGTTTCTTGCCGCTAATATCCGATCCAAGTCATGCCAGCCGTAGCCTCGAACGCTATAGTAACTTCACCAATCTAtcatggaaaaaaaagaagatagTTTCACATATCACTCCCGGATCAGGAACAGTGCCGTTTTTCGAACCACAAAAGCCGCGCAGAAACTACCGACCAGATACAACATTGCATTTTTGCCCATTCATaacataggtacctagctgaGAGAACTCGCATAATGGCTGGATTGACCATACTACAGCACGCTTTGAGTGGGCTTGCTCGATAAAGAACGTTGAATCCTAGCCATATTGGTGGTGATGATCCCTAGCTTACGTCTTTTCATCTTTTATTCCCCACGTCTGATCAACTCTGTTACATTCTCCGCCAATTAGTCAAGTTCATTTGTGAAATATTTTGACCAACTTTCCTGGCCAGGTACTGCGTCCTGTAGTTCCGATCGCCTGAGTTGTCATAATGATAGCCCGCTAACTCAAGAAATTACTCAATCTATACAGCGATGAATCACGATAATGATCCACGGCCTTGCCCGCGATAGCCTTGTGGAAGATACCATACCCGAGCAGACTGGGACCCAAGTTCGATTCCCGGATGGAGAGCGAGCTGCGGTCAAAAGAATAGGAAGTCCTGGAGCTGCACCTCAACCGGATAAATGTGCTCTAGGCCTAGCCTGTCTGCCGAGAGTGCAACTGGCTTCAGTCGAGTCGCCGAGGTGCTTGCGCTCAAGGAGTCAATATGCCATGTTGTAGGCCGAGTTGCGTACGAGTGAGGAGTggactagacctagaaccACGGCTTGAGACGTTGTCGGTTCCATAACTACCTGCCTATATAGGCACCTACCCAGGCAGGTCGTACGCTCCCCCAGTGTTAGTATTGGCTCAAGCCACTTCACGTGAGACTCACGTAGCTGCAACTAATACAATCACATGGCTAGCCTGGAATAGCGCGTCACTAAGTTTATTAAAAATGCCAATGGCGAAGCGATGTAGCACAAAGACAACTAAAGAGGATGCTGGGAAACTTGGGACATAAAGTGGAGTGTGGCGACAACAAAGCACTCCGCCCGCTCAAGCGCTGTCCGTGTCCGCAATCTTCTCGGTGACCTTGCCGTCGGCCTGCACCACGACCTTGTCGACCTTGAGCGATGCCTTGACTGGGTTGGGCTGGTCGTAAACCCATTCGAGCTGCTCCAGCGTGCGGCCTTGGGATTCGACACCAAACAGGTACCACATGAGGGCTGTTCGGAATATCAACTGTTAGCACTGTACCACAAAACCAACCACACATCATCACCAACTTACCCTCAAAAAGATCCCATCCGACAAAGATGAAGATGTATCTGTACTGAATATTTCCGAGCGCAATGGGGGTTGCGAATTGGTTGATGAAACCAATGGTTGACACGATGATGCCGGACATGGCCAGACCCTTGGCGCGGATGGTCGTCTCGAGCGCTTCCGTGGGGATGGCGCCCTGGAGAGGCGTGTAGGTAAAGCTGAAGATGATGTTGAACATAAAATACGAGGCAAGAGCACCCTGGGCATACGACAGAATGACGTTCTCTCCCTGGTTGTCGAGAGCGGCGGAAAGACCCGagttgatggccagggcaaaGGAGCAGGCCATGGTTCCGTAGATCAGGACGGGTCTCCTGGGCATGCGGTCGGTGAGGCACACGGCCGTCAGGGCACCAATGGCCGACAGGACCGAGTTGAGCAGGTTGTAGCCCAGACGCTGCGATACCGTGTTGACGCCAATGTTCTCAAAGATGACGGTGTTGAAGTAACCCAGTCCGTTGCCGGAGAACTGGCCGAAAATGCTGATCATGAGGACTTGGGCCATGCGCCAGCGTCCAGCGTGCGTGAGGAACAGAGGACGGTAGTCCCACCAGACCTTGTCGATACCATCCTGCCTGATGCCTTCCCTCATCTCCTGGATTTCGAGCAGCACAATGCGAGACTCGCGGTTGTTGTTGCCGTGGTACTTGACCAGGAACTCAATCGCTTCGCTCTCCCGGCCTTGGGTCATGAGCCATCTGGGGGACTCGGGGATGAAGAACACTCCAACCATGACAAACAAGCAGGCAAAGGCTTGGAAGATCAAAGGCAACTGCCATGATAGGTTTCCGTCGATGTTGTTGGTGCCAAAAGTCACGGCCGCGGCGGGAATACCTTTGAGGTTTTAAGTTAGTCAGGTATTCTCAATGGAAAAAAACAGATAGGAGCCGTATTACGAACTTCCTCCAAACCAGCCACAGTTGTAAAAGCCTGTTGCGCGTCCTCGCCAGTGTGGCGGAGCGATCTCGACGGCGTAGGCGGGTGCGGCGATGGTCATGATGGAAACTGAGTACATGTTAGCATCTGGCGGCACAACATAGAAGTTCAGAGGAACCCACTGCCAAATCCAAGGATATATCTGCCGACGACAAACTGAGCAACGGTGTGAGAAGTGGACTAAACGTGGTCGAAGACGGTCAGTCAAGAATACACACTTATATGTAGGCGGCGAAAAGGGGTATCACGTGATCGTCACATATGACCAAAAGACCAAGGTGGCAGACGACATGATTGTTTGCCGTGTTAAAACAGAAATCGCTTACAATGACAATCATGCCGAGAATGATAACAATTCCGCCGCTGAACATTCCCTTCCTCCTGCCATACTTGTCGGTGAGAACAGCCTGGAACAGACAGTCAGCTTCATCTTACACAGTGCGGCACGTGCTTCACGTTTCGAAGGATCAAAAACAAGAACTTACAGCGAACGGAGCACCAGTGATGCTACCGACGGTGTACATGGAAAAGATGAGCGAGACCTTGACACCAGTCTTGCCGGCGTCAAAGACATTCTGAAAGTGGTCCATGTCGAGAATCGACGTCATGAGCGAGCCGTCGTAGCCATTAGCGCAAGCGCAGCAGAATGCGATAAAGATGGCAAAGTAGAGCTTGAGGGACTCCCTGCTCCAGCGGGGAATGTTGGCCTCCTGAACGGCGGCGAAGAACTCGGCGTTGTGCACGACCTTGGCCTTGGAACCCTCGGCTTTGGCCGTGTGGCCATCGCCGACAGCTACCACGGGCTTGACCGTGGTGATGGCGTCTGGCTGACTGTCAATCTCTGGGGCACCcatggtgatgatgatgatcaaCGGACTGGATGAGGACGATGGTGAAAAAAGGTCAGGAAAATGAGAAGAGATCAAGGACCTTTTAACAGCACCGAGCAGATGGAGGCAAGGTGAAGATTACACGGACAAAGTACccaagtacctaccttgcaGATTGATCTATCTCCTGAAAAAGCAATACCAATCAAAGGCTTCCCCAGTCAACCCATATTCTGGGGTTGGAGATCTTGCCCCATTTCTCCATGTTGTTTGTCTCCTCAAAATCGCGTGGTTTGGCGTTGGACTAGGATAACAGCGTCTCAATTTTTTGTCAATTCGGCAACACAGCATGTTATTCCCCGCCAATCCATGCAAATTACTGTATCTGGAGGGCGGACGGGCCTGGCTCCGGGACAAAATAGGGAAAGCGCCTCTGGAATCGACAAGGGTTCAGGCATCTTTGAGGGGTCCAGGTTCTCGGCGGCCAGACTTGACAGTGGGGCCGACCTTGAAAGGTGGGTACCGAGGATTGCAATCTCTTGGGGAAGTTGCGAGCTAAAAGTGattgttttc from Pyricularia oryzae 70-15 chromosome 4, whole genome shotgun sequence includes these protein-coding regions:
- a CDS encoding feruloyl esterase, which gives rise to MRSLRTVFGFLCRAGILAAASLSSRSSSIEACSEFAASVSDLPVGSSISESAFVPANSITVEGTNNSLAFCRIYGQVAYRANNTVNFQLWLPSKDHYNGDFLVVGNGGLGGSMMEEWMMKHLHFGFAIAAGDSGHSVADNGGEVTARPGLDLPFMHDPDQLLAWIRNGVAIMTPTARHIADAFYRPQTTKKALFYGCSTGGAQAYALAQFHPELFDGIVSSCALDSFSRLMIAFLWSREKTKGKSELPLETLRMIRREVLDKCDALDGVVDGLVENPLACDFDYRSLACADPPGPPGPPGSPSRCLSPDQMKAVEALSQGPKDARTNATIYPGFPVSTETEWDLQPAWLVNIFATPLMQNLVFKNLTWNPDTFDFGQDVDRVQSEAGAFIDSVSPDLSAFRKAGGKMIAVQSWADPMVGAFHAIDKLKAVEEKLGNGQGVGDFYRLFMVPGGGHCTSARTYPQVPGNWHSIEALADWVRSGKPPEKMLGTDPADASKKGKTMKLCPWPKTAKFVGGDPDEWSSFNCE
- a CDS encoding lactose permease, variant translates to MTSILDMDHFQNVFDAGKTGVKVSLIFSMYTVGSITGAPFAAVLTDKYGRRKGMFSGGIVIILGMIVISTSHTVAQFVVGRYILGFGISIMTIAAPAYAVEIAPPHWRGRATGFYNCGWFGGSIPAAAVTFGTNNIDGNLSWQLPLIFQAFACLFVMVGVFFIPESPRWLMTQGRESEAIEFLVKYHGNNNRESRIVLLEIQEMREGIRQDGIDKVWWDYRPLFLTHAGRWRMAQVLMISIFGQFSGNGLGYFNTVIFENIGVNTVSQRLGYNLLNSVLSAIGALTAVCLTDRMPRRPVLIYGTMACSFALAINSGLSAALDNQGENVILSYAQGALASYFMFNIIFSFTYTPLQGAIPTEALETTIRAKGLAMSGIIVSTIGFINQFATPIALGNIQYRYIFIFVGWDLFEALMWYLFGVESQGRTLEQLEWVYDQPNPVKASLKVDKVVVQADGKVTEKIADTDSA
- a CDS encoding lactose permease is translated as MGAPEIDSQPDAITTVKPVVAVGDGHTAKAEGSKAKVVHNAEFFAAVQEANIPRWSRESLKLYFAIFIAFCCACANGYDGSLMTSILDMDHFQNVFDAGKTGVKVSLIFSMYTVGSITGAPFAAVLTDKYGRRKGMFSGGIVIILGMIVISTSHTVAQFVVGRYILGFGISIMTIAAPAYAVEIAPPHWRGRATGFYNCGWFGGSIPAAAVTFGTNNIDGNLSWQLPLIFQAFACLFVMVGVFFIPESPRWLMTQGRESEAIEFLVKYHGNNNRESRIVLLEIQEMREGIRQDGIDKVWWDYRPLFLTHAGRWRMAQVLMISIFGQFSGNGLGYFNTVIFENIGVNTVSQRLGYNLLNSVLSAIGALTAVCLTDRMPRRPVLIYGTMACSFALAINSGLSAALDNQGENVILSYAQGALASYFMFNIIFSFTYTPLQGAIPTEALETTIRAKGLAMSGIIVSTIGFINQFATPIALGNIQYRYIFIFVGWDLFEALMWYLFGVESQGRTLEQLEWVYDQPNPVKASLKVDKVVVQADGKVTEKIADTDSA